Proteins encoded in a region of the Leifsonia sp. PS1209 genome:
- the cydC gene encoding thiol reductant ABC exporter subunit CydC — protein MLRLALPPVRRLWSAIALGVLSGGSAVALLASSAWLIARAAEQPALMYISLAVVGVRAFALGRAFFRYLERLAGHDAAFRQLPEVRAELYRRLVPLAPDGLGGTRRGDLLSRLANDVDELQNYPLRVVQPLATSGLVALLTVAGTFLLLPEAALGLLLTLAFGFVVGTLVNTWASGRAERRLAPLRADLSDAVSDLVRNLDVLTAFGALDTARRRVDDASAALTAAVRSRAVGVALTGAVVSVLAGAATAIALATGIPALGAGRIDGPELAVVALLPLAVFEVFGMVPLALGSWRQVVASAERIAETAPQTLPSGIPVDRDAPVELVVRSVPELRLTGVGAHWPGASIPVLTDVDVRIAPGERVLLTGPTGAGKTAIAHVLTRLIDYSGSYTIDGVEASSARQDDVRRIVGLCEQQPFLFDADLRQNLLFARDTATDADLLAVLDRVGLGEWTAERGGLDAPVGERGALVSGGQAQRIALARAILADFPVLIVDEPTANVDGAVADTVVRDILTTAAQDGRSVLMISHTRVPSELIDRSVRIEDGRVVA, from the coding sequence GTGCTGCGGCTCGCGTTGCCTCCCGTGCGGCGGCTGTGGTCGGCCATCGCGCTCGGCGTGCTGAGCGGCGGCAGCGCCGTGGCGCTGCTCGCGTCGTCGGCCTGGCTGATCGCGCGCGCCGCCGAACAGCCGGCGTTGATGTACATCTCGCTCGCCGTCGTCGGAGTGCGGGCGTTCGCCCTCGGGCGCGCGTTCTTCCGCTACCTCGAACGGCTGGCCGGGCACGACGCCGCCTTCCGGCAGCTGCCGGAGGTGCGCGCGGAGCTGTACCGGCGGCTCGTCCCGCTCGCACCGGACGGCCTTGGCGGCACGCGTCGCGGCGACCTGCTCTCCCGGCTGGCGAACGACGTGGACGAGCTGCAGAACTACCCGCTACGTGTCGTCCAGCCGCTGGCGACGTCCGGCCTGGTCGCGTTGCTCACGGTCGCGGGCACGTTCCTGCTGCTCCCGGAGGCAGCCCTCGGCCTGCTCCTGACGCTCGCGTTCGGCTTCGTCGTCGGCACCCTCGTGAACACCTGGGCGTCCGGCCGGGCGGAGCGGAGGCTCGCCCCGCTGCGCGCCGACCTCAGCGACGCGGTCAGCGACCTCGTACGCAACCTGGACGTCCTCACCGCCTTCGGCGCGCTCGACACCGCGCGCAGGAGGGTCGACGACGCGAGCGCCGCGCTCACCGCGGCCGTGCGTTCGCGGGCGGTCGGGGTGGCGCTGACCGGCGCTGTGGTCTCCGTGCTGGCGGGCGCCGCCACGGCGATCGCCCTGGCCACGGGCATCCCGGCCCTGGGCGCCGGACGGATCGACGGCCCGGAGCTCGCGGTCGTCGCGCTGCTCCCGCTCGCGGTGTTCGAGGTGTTCGGGATGGTGCCGCTCGCGCTCGGTTCGTGGCGTCAGGTCGTCGCGAGCGCCGAACGCATCGCGGAGACGGCCCCGCAGACGCTTCCCTCCGGCATCCCCGTCGACCGGGATGCTCCGGTCGAACTCGTGGTGCGGTCTGTCCCCGAGCTGCGCCTGACCGGGGTCGGCGCGCACTGGCCCGGCGCATCCATCCCGGTGCTGACCGACGTGGATGTGCGGATCGCGCCCGGCGAGCGGGTCCTGCTCACCGGGCCGACCGGCGCGGGCAAGACCGCCATCGCCCACGTCCTCACGCGGCTCATCGACTACTCGGGCAGCTACACGATCGACGGCGTCGAAGCCTCTTCGGCGCGGCAGGACGATGTGCGCAGGATCGTCGGCCTCTGCGAGCAGCAGCCGTTCCTGTTCGACGCCGACCTCCGCCAGAACCTCCTGTTCGCGCGGGACACCGCGACGGACGCCGACCTCCTGGCCGTCCTCGACCGCGTCGGCCTCGGCGAGTGGACGGCCGAACGCGGCGGGCTCGACGCGCCGGTGGGGGAGCGCGGCGCTCTCGTCTCCGGCGGTCAGGCACAGCGCATCGCGCTCGCCCGCGCCATCCTGGCCGACTTCCCCGTGCTCATCGTGGACGAGCCGACGGCCAACGTCGACGGCGCTGTGGCGGACACGGTCGTGCGCGACATCCTCACGACCGCGGCCCAGGACGGGCGCAGCGTGCTGATGATCTCGCACACGCGGGTGCCGTCGGAGCTGATCGACAGGAGCGTCAGGATCGAGGACGGGCGGGTGGTGGCGTAG
- the cydD gene encoding thiol reductant ABC exporter subunit CydD: protein MRPLDPRLLRYAAAARTTLAVGGVLAVAQTACVVLFAWLVTQLVVRGVAGEQPAALAGLLGWLALVVLVRGAVGWLAESAAARGGATVVGQLRSALVAAIGRLGPGWLRTRSTADVTVTVGRGLDALDGYFTKYVPQLILTAIATPILVLVIFWQDPTSGLIVVITLPLIPVFMMLVGWATQAAQSKQWSALSRLSRGFLDVVDGLSTLKLFGRQHRQEARIRSVSDDYRVHTMKVLRMSFLSGFVLELAASLSVALVAVAIGLRLLNGQLDLSVGLFVLLLAPEAFLPLRNVGASFHAATEGIEAAQAAFAVLDEDRAAAGAAAGAASSSGQPGLVFDDVTISYDDREVVTGFSADIPPGTLAVLTAPSGSGKSSLLAAVLGFVPFTGTISAGGAVDAAGRRDAVAWAAQTPGLIAGTIASNVTLGSAHPEPALVAEALRLAAADELAPETMLGVGGAGLSGGQAQRVAVARALYRLRASGASVASGGTVLLLDEPTSALDETAEARLLGTLRRIADDGVAVLVVSHRDQVADAADLVLRMEAGSRVE from the coding sequence GTGCGTCCCCTCGATCCCCGGCTGCTGCGCTACGCGGCGGCGGCGCGCACCACTCTCGCAGTGGGCGGCGTGCTCGCCGTGGCGCAGACGGCGTGCGTGGTGCTGTTCGCCTGGCTGGTGACGCAGCTGGTGGTGCGCGGCGTCGCGGGGGAGCAGCCGGCGGCGCTGGCCGGGCTGCTGGGCTGGCTGGCGCTGGTGGTGCTCGTGCGCGGGGCGGTGGGCTGGCTTGCGGAGTCCGCCGCCGCCCGCGGAGGGGCGACGGTGGTCGGTCAGTTGCGCAGCGCGCTGGTCGCGGCCATCGGCCGGCTCGGTCCGGGCTGGCTGCGTACGCGGAGCACGGCCGACGTCACCGTGACGGTCGGCCGCGGGCTGGATGCGCTGGACGGCTACTTCACCAAGTACGTTCCCCAGCTGATCCTGACGGCCATCGCCACGCCCATCCTGGTGCTGGTGATCTTCTGGCAGGACCCGACCAGCGGGCTGATCGTCGTGATCACGCTGCCGCTCATCCCGGTGTTCATGATGCTCGTCGGCTGGGCGACCCAGGCTGCGCAGAGCAAGCAGTGGTCCGCGCTGTCCCGGCTGTCGCGCGGCTTCCTCGACGTCGTCGACGGACTCTCGACGCTCAAGCTGTTCGGACGTCAGCACCGGCAGGAGGCGCGCATCCGGTCGGTGAGCGACGACTACCGGGTGCACACCATGAAGGTGCTGCGCATGTCGTTCCTCTCCGGCTTCGTGCTGGAGCTCGCGGCGAGCCTGTCGGTGGCGCTGGTCGCTGTGGCCATCGGGCTGCGGCTGCTGAACGGGCAGCTTGACCTGTCCGTCGGCCTGTTCGTGCTGCTGCTCGCTCCGGAGGCGTTCCTCCCGCTGCGGAACGTCGGCGCGAGCTTCCACGCGGCGACGGAGGGGATCGAGGCGGCGCAGGCGGCGTTCGCGGTGCTGGATGAGGACAGGGCGGCTGCGGGTGCTGCGGCCGGTGCTGCTTCGTCTTCCGGACAGCCCGGACTCGTGTTCGACGACGTGACCATCTCCTACGACGACCGGGAGGTGGTGACCGGGTTCTCCGCGGACATCCCGCCCGGCACCCTCGCCGTGCTGACCGCGCCGAGCGGCAGCGGGAAGTCCTCGCTGCTCGCCGCCGTGCTCGGGTTCGTGCCGTTCACCGGGACCATCAGCGCGGGCGGGGCGGTGGATGCGGCCGGTCGCCGCGACGCCGTCGCCTGGGCTGCGCAGACGCCCGGCCTGATCGCGGGGACGATCGCGTCGAACGTGACGCTCGGCTCCGCGCATCCCGAACCGGCGCTGGTCGCCGAGGCGTTGCGGCTGGCCGCCGCGGACGAACTGGCGCCGGAGACGATGCTGGGCGTCGGGGGAGCCGGGCTGTCCGGAGGGCAGGCGCAGCGGGTGGCCGTCGCGCGGGCGTTGTACCGGTTGCGCGCATCCGGTGCCTCTGTAGCTTCTGGCGGGACTGTGCTGCTCCTGGACGAGCCGACCTCGGCCCTGGATGAGACCGCTGAGGCGCGACTGCTCGGCACGCTGCGCCGGATCGCAGACGACGGTGTGGCCGTGCTCGTAGTGAGTCACCGGGACCAGGTGGCCGACGCCGCCGACCTGGTGCTGAGGATGGAGGCCGGAAGCCGTGTCGAGTGA
- the pabB gene encoding aminodeoxychorismate synthase component I encodes MPTRLRVQQFDGRPDAADAFVALFADAPDAVWLDAGPDAESGRSILATGTIVATAALDSGSVQVTDGDGSTTRPGTMLDLLRADLSTRELVPARTREPSFALGWVGWLGYETGAAALGVPFAAEDGPAAAMLFADRAVVFDHGTGGVELLVLEDADGQDADRWLAESAERLHAADGAAARYADAHPLPERTAAHWRHDDAAYLAMIRSCQDSIRAGDAYQLCLTNRADAVSDADPLAVHLRLRSSSPAHHAGFVRIGGTTLVSSSPEQFLAVTASGGVLSKPIKGTRPRGATVAADIALRAELEASEKERAENVMIVDLMRNDIGRVSEVGSVGVRHLLAVESYAQVHQLVSTVEGRLRAGLGAVDAVEACFPAGSMTGAPKLSAMRILAGLERGPRGVYSGCFGYLGLDGAADLAMVIRSVVFRDGRVSIGAGGGITALSVPEEELEEVRIKARALFAAAGLFAADAQPPGNGSADRNV; translated from the coding sequence GTGCCAACCCGTCTCCGTGTGCAGCAGTTCGACGGGCGACCGGACGCCGCAGACGCCTTCGTCGCGCTGTTCGCCGACGCGCCGGATGCGGTCTGGCTGGACGCCGGACCGGATGCGGAGAGCGGGCGGAGCATCCTCGCGACCGGGACGATCGTGGCGACGGCCGCGTTGGACAGCGGTTCGGTGCAGGTGACGGACGGCGACGGGTCCACGACGCGTCCTGGCACCATGCTCGACCTGCTTCGCGCCGACCTCTCCACCCGTGAGCTGGTTCCGGCGCGCACGCGCGAACCGTCGTTCGCGCTCGGCTGGGTGGGCTGGCTGGGCTACGAGACCGGGGCAGCGGCGCTCGGGGTGCCGTTCGCGGCGGAGGACGGGCCTGCGGCAGCGATGTTGTTCGCCGACCGTGCCGTCGTGTTCGACCACGGCACCGGAGGCGTTGAACTGCTGGTGCTGGAGGACGCGGACGGACAGGATGCGGACCGCTGGCTCGCCGAGTCGGCCGAACGCCTGCACGCGGCCGACGGCGCAGCGGCGCGCTACGCGGACGCGCATCCACTGCCCGAGCGGACAGCGGCGCACTGGCGGCACGACGACGCCGCATACCTCGCCATGATCCGCTCCTGCCAGGACTCCATCCGCGCGGGCGACGCCTACCAGCTCTGTCTCACCAACCGGGCCGACGCCGTCAGCGACGCCGACCCGCTCGCCGTGCACCTGCGGCTGCGCAGCTCGAGCCCGGCACACCACGCCGGGTTCGTGCGCATCGGGGGCACGACGCTGGTGAGCTCGTCGCCCGAGCAGTTCCTCGCGGTGACCGCCTCCGGAGGGGTGCTCAGCAAGCCGATCAAGGGCACCCGGCCGCGCGGCGCCACCGTCGCCGCCGACATCGCCCTGCGCGCCGAGCTGGAGGCCAGTGAGAAGGAGCGCGCGGAGAACGTGATGATCGTGGACCTGATGCGCAACGACATCGGCCGGGTGAGCGAGGTCGGGTCCGTCGGCGTGCGGCACCTGCTGGCCGTCGAGAGCTACGCGCAGGTGCACCAGCTGGTCAGCACGGTCGAGGGCAGGCTGCGCGCCGGCCTCGGCGCGGTCGACGCGGTGGAGGCGTGCTTCCCGGCCGGTTCGATGACGGGGGCTCCGAAGCTCAGCGCCATGCGCATCCTGGCCGGGCTGGAACGCGGCCCGCGCGGCGTCTACTCGGGATGCTTCGGCTACCTCGGCCTCGACGGGGCCGCCGACCTCGCGATGGTCATCAGGAGCGTCGTGTTCCGCGACGGGCGGGTGAGCATCGGCGCAGGCGGCGGGATCACGGCGCTGTCCGTGCCGGAGGAGGAACTGGAAGAGGTGCGGATCAAAGCGCGGGCGTTGTTCGCCGCCGCCGGGCTGTTCGCAGCGGACGCACAGCCACCAGGGAACGGATCGGCCGACCGCAACGTTTAG
- the cydB gene encoding cytochrome d ubiquinol oxidase subunit II, which yields MDLAILWFGIVAFFFVGYFVLDGFDFGVGMALPFLSKDDVDRRVMINTIGPVWDLNETWVIVGGAALFAAFPEWYATLFSGFYLALLLILLALIVRGVSFEYRHQRPDSRWKKWFDGMIFVGSLLPALLWGVAFANIVQGVALDAQYNYTGTLFDLLNPYALLGGLTTLLLFFTHGVVFISLKTDGEIRERARKLAVKSGLAAIVVAAAFLLWTAIAHFSVVFVVLALLAAVALIASWVANLRGAEGWSFTFMAVTIALAVVSLFAALFPNVMPSSPNPENSLTIANASSSQTTLTVMTWVAAIFLPLILLYQAFTYWIFRKRVTRASIPAEAPVPVEAG from the coding sequence ATGGATCTCGCAATTCTCTGGTTCGGTATCGTCGCGTTCTTCTTCGTCGGATACTTCGTGCTCGACGGTTTCGACTTCGGCGTCGGGATGGCGCTGCCGTTCCTCAGCAAGGACGACGTCGACCGCCGCGTGATGATCAACACCATCGGCCCGGTCTGGGACCTCAACGAGACCTGGGTGATCGTGGGTGGGGCTGCGCTGTTCGCGGCGTTCCCCGAGTGGTACGCCACCCTGTTCAGCGGGTTCTACCTGGCCCTGCTGCTCATCCTGCTCGCGCTGATCGTGCGCGGCGTCTCGTTCGAGTACCGGCACCAGCGGCCGGACTCGCGCTGGAAGAAGTGGTTCGACGGCATGATCTTCGTCGGCTCGCTGCTGCCTGCACTGCTCTGGGGCGTCGCGTTCGCGAACATCGTGCAGGGCGTCGCACTGGATGCGCAGTACAACTACACCGGAACGCTCTTCGACCTGCTCAACCCGTATGCGCTGCTCGGCGGGCTGACCACGCTCCTGCTGTTCTTCACGCACGGGGTCGTGTTCATCTCGCTCAAGACGGACGGCGAGATCCGCGAGCGTGCCAGGAAGCTGGCGGTGAAGTCCGGGCTCGCCGCGATCGTGGTGGCCGCGGCGTTCCTGCTCTGGACGGCCATCGCCCACTTCTCGGTGGTGTTCGTGGTGCTGGCCCTGCTCGCCGCCGTCGCGCTGATCGCATCCTGGGTCGCCAACCTGCGCGGGGCGGAGGGCTGGTCGTTCACGTTCATGGCCGTCACCATCGCGCTGGCCGTGGTGTCGCTGTTCGCCGCGCTGTTCCCGAACGTGATGCCGTCGTCGCCGAACCCGGAGAACAGCCTGACGATCGCGAACGCGTCCAGCTCGCAGACGACGCTGACGGTGATGACCTGGGTCGCGGCGATCTTCCTGCCGCTGATCCTGCTCTACCAGGCGTTCACGTACTGGATCTTCCGCAAGCGCGTCACCCGGGCGAGCATCCCGGCCGAGGCGCCGGTGCCCGTCGAGGCCGGCTGA
- a CDS encoding aminotransferase class IV, with protein sequence MDARTTLSDWRDGELVALDDCEVVEQTLDVADSFLVDDGRVLALGLHRSRFLDSAREQGFRDRAETEHFWDAAVATIPRTGAWFPRFELATIRDAHRLRFRLRPAPPLTDSVVLATADGDPRRVPDIKGPDIAQLGVLRQRAQQVGADEAVILDNGLISDGTTTALLWWRGDTLATPPLTFAKVDSVAARTVRGVAAALRIPVDEEAVTPAELKGTVVWAVNALHGIRAVTSWVDGPQLAQDAARATAWRSRLAALAREV encoded by the coding sequence ATGGATGCGCGCACCACCCTCTCCGATTGGCGCGACGGCGAACTCGTCGCACTCGACGACTGCGAAGTGGTGGAGCAGACGCTCGACGTGGCCGACTCGTTCCTGGTGGACGACGGCCGGGTGCTCGCGCTCGGCCTGCACCGCTCCCGGTTCCTCGACTCCGCCCGCGAGCAGGGTTTCCGCGACCGCGCCGAGACCGAACACTTCTGGGACGCCGCCGTCGCGACGATCCCCCGCACCGGCGCCTGGTTCCCGCGGTTCGAGCTGGCGACGATCCGGGATGCGCACCGCCTCCGCTTCCGCCTGCGTCCCGCTCCCCCGCTGACCGACTCCGTCGTCCTCGCGACGGCCGACGGCGACCCCCGCCGCGTGCCGGACATCAAGGGTCCGGACATCGCCCAGCTCGGCGTGCTCCGCCAGCGCGCCCAGCAGGTCGGAGCCGACGAGGCGGTCATCCTCGACAACGGCCTCATCTCCGACGGAACGACCACGGCCCTGCTGTGGTGGCGCGGCGACACGCTCGCCACCCCTCCGCTGACCTTCGCGAAGGTCGACAGCGTGGCGGCGCGCACGGTCCGCGGGGTGGCGGCTGCGCTGCGCATCCCGGTCGACGAGGAGGCCGTGACCCCCGCCGAACTCAAGGGAACGGTGGTCTGGGCCGTGAACGCGCTGCACGGCATCCGGGCGGTGACGTCGTGGGTGGACGGGCCGCAGCTGGCTCAGGATGCGGCGCGTGCGACCGCGTGGCGCAGCCGGCTCGCTGCGCTGGCGCGGGAGGTGTGA